A stretch of the Lactuca sativa cultivar Salinas chromosome 9, Lsat_Salinas_v11, whole genome shotgun sequence genome encodes the following:
- the LOC128129260 gene encoding protein PELPK1-like, protein MGSSHLNSVILILFSVSLASFSGNIIAEARKLAEILELPVFPKPELPVFPKPELLVLPKREFPVIPKPEIPVLPKPELPKPELPVVPKPEIPVLPKPKLPKPELPVVPKHELPVVLKPEVPVVPKPEIPVLPKPELHVLPKPELPEVP, encoded by the coding sequence ATGGGAAGTTCTCACCTAAATTCCGTAATCCTGATTCTTTTTTCTGTCAGCTTAGCATCATTTAGCGGGAACATCATTGCTGAGGCACGTAAACTTGCAGAGATCCTTGAGCTTCCCGTGTTTCCAAAGCCTGAGCTTCCCGTGTTTCCAAAGCCTGAGCTTCTGGTGCTTCCTAAGCGTGAGTTTCCTGTCATTCCTAAGCCTGAGATTCCCGTACTTCCTAAACCTGAGCTTCCAAAGCCTGAGCTTCCGGTCGTTCCAAAGCCTGAGATTCCCGTACTTCCTAAACCTAAGCTTCCAAAGCCTGAGCTTCCGGTCGTTCCTAAGCATGAGCTTCCCGTGGTGCTTAAGCCTGAGGTTCCCGTGGTTCCAAAGCCTGAGATTCCGGTTCTTCCAAAGCCTGAGCTTCACGTGCTTCCAAAGCCTGAGCTACCTGAGGTTCCATAA
- the LOC122196154 gene encoding protein PELPK1-like: MGRSHLNSIILILFSVSLASFSGNIIAEARKLAEIPELPMVPKPELPVLPKPELPVIPKPELPVVLKPEVPVVPKPEIPVLPKPELPVLPKPELPEVPKPDVPVVPKPAVVPEFPKPTFPGSSHLKFVILILFSISLASFSGKIIAEARKLAEIPELPVVPKPELPVFPKPELPVFPKPELPVLPKPELPVIPKPEIPVLPKPELPKLELPVVPKPEIPVLPKPKLPKPELPVVPKHELPVVLKPEVPVVPKPEIPVLPKPELPVLPKPELPEVPKPDVPVVPKPAVVPEFPKPTFPVIPKPTLPELPKDFPIPSVTHPGSSHLKFVILILFSISLASFSGKIIAEARKLAEIPELPVVPKPELPVFPKPELPVFPKPELPVLPKPELPVIPKPEIPVLPKPELPKLELPVVPKPEIPVLPKPKLPKPELPVVPKHELPVVLKPEVPVVPKPEIPVLPKPELPVLPKPELPEVPKPDVPVVPKPAVVPEFPKPTFPVIPKPTLPELPKDFPIPSVTHP; this comes from the exons ATGGGACGTTCTCACCTAAATTCCATAATCCTGATTCTTTTTTCTGTCAGCTTAGCATCATTTAGCGGGAACATCATTGCTGAGGCACGTAAACTTGCAGAGATCCCTGAGCTTCCCATGGTTCCAAAGCCTGAGCTTCCGGTGCTTCCAAAGCCTGAGCTTCCGGTCATTCCTAAGCCTGAGCTTCCCGTGGTGCTTAAGCCTGAGGTTCCCGTGGTTCCAAAGCCTGAGATTCCTGTTCTTCCAAAGCCTGAGCTTCCCGTGCTTCCAAAGCCTGAGCTACCTGAGGTTCCAAAACCTGATGTTCCTGTAGTTCCAAAGCCTGCTGTGGTTCCTGAGTTTCCAAAGCCCACGTTTCCC GGAAGTTCTCACCTAAAATTCGTAATCCTGATTCTTTTTTCTATCAGCTTAGCATCATTTAGCGGGAAAATCATTGCTGAGGCACGTAAACTTGCAGAGATCCCTGAGCTTCCCGTGGTTCCTAAGCCTGAGCTTCCCGTGTTTCCAAAGCCTGAGCTTCCTGTGTTTCCAAAGCCTGAGCTTCCGGTGCTTCCTAAGCCTGAGCTTCCTGTCATTCCTAAGCCTGAGATTCCCGTACTTCCTAAACCCGAGCTTCCAAAGCTAGAGCTTCCGGTCGTTCCTAAGCCTGAGATTCCCGTACTTCCTAAACCTAAGCTTCCAAAGCCTGAGCTTCCGGTCGTTCCTAAGCATGAGCTTCCCGTGGTGCTTAAGCCTGAGGTTCCCGTGGTTCCAAAGCCTGAGATTCCTGTTCTTCCAAAGCCTGAGCTTCCCGTGCTTCCAAAGCCTGAGCTACCTGAGGTTCCAAAACCTGATGTTCCTGTAGTTCCAAAGCCTGCTGTGGTTCCTGAGTTTCCAAAGCCCACGTTTCCCGTCATTCCGAAGCCCACATTGCCAGAGTTGCCTAAGGATTTTCCTATCCCTTCCGTTACCCATCCA GGAAGTTCTCACCTAAAATTCGTAATCCTGATTCTTTTTTCTATCAGCTTAGCATCATTTAGCGGGAAAATCATTGCTGAGGCACGTAAACTTGCAGAGATCCCTGAGCTTCCCGTGGTTCCTAAGCCTGAGCTTCCCGTGTTTCCAAAGCCTGAGCTTCCTGTGTTTCCAAAGCCTGAGCTTCCGGTGCTTCCTAAGCCTGAGCTTCCTGTCATTCCTAAGCCTGAGATTCCCGTACTTCCTAAACCCGAGCTTCCAAAGCTAGAGCTTCCGGTCGTTCCTAAGCCTGAGATTCCCGTACTTCCTAAACCTAAGCTTCCAAAGCCTGAGCTTCCGGTCGTTCCTAAGCATGAGCTTCCCGTGGTGCTTAAGCCTGAGGTTCCCGTGGTTCCAAAGCCTGAGATTCCTGTTCTTCCAAAGCCTGAGCTTCCCGTGCTTCCAAAGCCTGAGCTACCTGAGGTTCCAAAACCTGATGTTCCTGTAGTTCCAAAGCCTGCTGTGGTTCCTGAGTTTCCAAAGCCCACGTTTCCCGTCATTCCGAAGCCCACATTGCCAGAGTTGCCTAAGGATTTTCCTATCCCTTCCGTTACCCATCCATAA